One part of the Halostagnicola larsenii XH-48 genome encodes these proteins:
- a CDS encoding RICIN domain-containing protein, with the protein MTDDVDRKQTGESTDDERTVPLSLGRRGALAVLGAAGVGAAFGGSASATPGRSPNGPDTGNQPWYEWDADVVANGNGLYDLESIEVDHTYTPAETPNVTVWRDDDGVYYADDEHETVEHGEEPMVVVQAALDALPEGRTTKATVRVTSDLVVSEDHEVTGVDVPSHTRLELDGTVTIDGETDDVLSLEGVENVAIPRLTVEGAASRAVFVADSSDLRFDQLWIDGVTVQGVRIQDGCTDVQIGTAYVTNTGHHGIETYDVERIQIDQVIGVDPGSCVLLLNETFDASVGQVVGRNPQFDYATFRLANGCRNISVGRVVSRGGVRGLSIITGTRNVTVGEVNVHDASRAGILLVDVRNVKILGGVIKNTDAPGVNFWSLGLMGESSEINEGITLANLRITDDRDDPKQPWAINERGACLHNQFINNDVRIEGSDDDRIHAASETTVVHGNLGGGIDRGTVTLEAGASPAARVEGVSEYHRSTLEARTAPYDGADASAAWESYPEWNAETGEWDLVFEWRTDPGTAVEVDYVVDQPRATIGREVDREAVWEEGVNSIEPGTYRVVAAHSGQVLEVAGGSTSTGAQIQQGEWNDEAHQRWEVDGEMDGRQGYFTLTAEHSGKGIAFSGSNAVQGSPQEYRMERYESGFQIEVPKGRLEVADAATEDGAPVQAGSWEGGDNQIWEFERL; encoded by the coding sequence ATGACTGATGATGTCGACCGGAAGCAGACAGGGGAATCGACTGACGATGAGAGAACGGTCCCGCTTTCGCTGGGACGACGGGGCGCACTTGCGGTCCTCGGCGCTGCAGGGGTCGGCGCTGCGTTCGGCGGATCGGCCAGCGCCACGCCGGGGCGGTCGCCGAACGGGCCAGACACCGGCAACCAACCGTGGTACGAGTGGGACGCCGACGTGGTCGCGAACGGAAACGGCCTCTACGACCTCGAGTCGATCGAGGTCGATCACACGTATACGCCGGCGGAGACCCCAAACGTGACCGTCTGGCGAGACGACGACGGAGTCTATTACGCCGACGACGAGCACGAAACGGTCGAACACGGCGAGGAACCGATGGTCGTCGTGCAGGCTGCTCTCGACGCACTCCCCGAAGGCCGAACCACGAAGGCGACCGTTCGCGTGACCAGCGACCTCGTGGTTAGCGAGGATCACGAGGTTACGGGCGTCGACGTGCCGAGTCACACACGCCTCGAGCTGGATGGAACGGTGACGATCGACGGTGAGACCGACGACGTTCTCTCGCTCGAGGGCGTCGAAAACGTAGCTATCCCCCGTCTCACCGTCGAGGGAGCGGCCAGCAGAGCCGTGTTCGTCGCCGACTCGTCGGATCTCAGATTCGACCAGCTGTGGATCGACGGCGTCACCGTTCAGGGCGTTCGGATTCAGGATGGCTGTACCGACGTCCAGATCGGAACCGCCTACGTGACGAACACCGGCCATCACGGGATCGAGACCTACGACGTCGAGCGGATCCAGATCGACCAGGTCATCGGCGTCGATCCCGGAAGCTGCGTCCTCTTGCTCAACGAGACGTTCGACGCGTCGGTCGGGCAGGTCGTCGGACGGAATCCGCAGTTCGACTACGCGACGTTCAGACTGGCAAACGGCTGTCGGAACATCTCCGTCGGGCGCGTCGTCAGCCGCGGCGGCGTTCGCGGGCTCTCGATCATCACTGGCACGCGGAACGTAACCGTCGGCGAGGTCAACGTCCACGACGCCTCGAGGGCGGGTATCCTCCTCGTCGACGTTCGGAACGTCAAGATCCTCGGCGGCGTCATCAAGAACACCGATGCCCCCGGCGTGAACTTCTGGTCGCTCGGACTCATGGGCGAGTCCTCGGAGATCAACGAGGGGATCACGCTCGCGAACCTCCGCATCACGGACGACCGGGACGACCCGAAACAGCCGTGGGCGATCAACGAGCGCGGCGCCTGCCTGCACAACCAGTTCATCAACAACGACGTACGCATCGAGGGCAGCGACGATGATCGGATTCACGCCGCGTCCGAGACGACGGTCGTGCATGGAAACCTCGGCGGCGGCATCGATCGAGGGACCGTCACCCTCGAGGCGGGCGCGTCACCCGCCGCCCGCGTCGAAGGCGTTTCGGAGTATCACCGCTCGACGCTCGAGGCACGCACGGCACCGTACGACGGCGCGGACGCGTCAGCCGCCTGGGAGAGCTACCCCGAGTGGAACGCCGAGACCGGCGAGTGGGACCTCGTCTTCGAGTGGCGAACCGATCCCGGAACCGCCGTCGAGGTCGATTACGTCGTCGACCAGCCCCGGGCGACGATCGGACGCGAAGTCGACCGTGAGGCGGTCTGGGAGGAGGGAGTCAACTCGATCGAACCGGGAACGTACCGGGTCGTCGCCGCCCACAGCGGACAGGTCCTCGAGGTCGCCGGCGGATCGACGTCCACGGGAGCACAGATTCAACAGGGCGAGTGGAACGACGAGGCCCACCAGCGCTGGGAGGTCGACGGCGAGATGGACGGTCGACAGGGCTACTTTACCCTCACCGCCGAACACAGCGGAAAGGGAATCGCCTTCTCGGGCTCGAACGCCGTGCAGGGCAGTCCGCAGGAATATCGCATGGAACGCTACGAGAGCGGGTTCCAGATCGAGGTTCCCAAGGGTCGACTCGAGGTCGCAGACGCCGCCACCGAGGACGGTGCACCGGTACAAGCCGGATCGTGGGAGGGAGGTGACAACCAGATCTGGGAGTTCGAACGGCTGTAA
- a CDS encoding ABC transporter ATP-binding protein: MGHVNLTNTTKRYEEVVAVDEMNLEIEDGEFLCLVGPSGCGKSTTLEMISGLTLPSDGTVEIAGKDVTNEPPKDRNISMVFQNIALFPHMNVRKNISFGLRLRDFEDEEIERRVKQAAKIVQLEGMLDRSPSELSGGQQQRVGIARAIVREPEVFLMDEPLANLDAKLRVHMRTEIQRLQKELDITTVYVTHDQEEAMTMADRIAIINGGNLQQCAPPLECYDRPANRFVASFIGSPSMNIYDGSVTNDTLDLTHFQISHSLDIDSGHNDVSVGVRPEDVYLVSSDDEPETPSAAFPAVVDVLEPVGDQTYAYLNPADSQADSDSVMGEDATELLVSIDPDTAISENETVEIVFDREKVHVFDGPTGDSIAHGIVKQAAAEPTPVSSEEEIQG; encoded by the coding sequence ATGGGACACGTCAATCTTACCAACACGACGAAACGGTACGAAGAGGTCGTCGCAGTCGACGAAATGAACCTCGAGATCGAGGACGGCGAATTCCTCTGTCTCGTCGGCCCGTCGGGGTGTGGGAAATCGACGACCCTCGAGATGATTTCGGGGCTAACGCTTCCCTCGGACGGAACCGTCGAAATCGCCGGCAAGGACGTGACGAACGAGCCCCCGAAGGACAGGAACATCTCGATGGTCTTCCAGAACATCGCGCTGTTTCCCCACATGAACGTTCGAAAGAACATCAGCTTCGGACTCCGGCTTCGGGACTTCGAGGACGAGGAGATCGAACGCCGCGTCAAACAGGCGGCCAAAATCGTCCAGCTCGAGGGAATGCTCGACCGAAGTCCAAGCGAACTCTCCGGCGGCCAGCAACAGCGCGTCGGGATCGCCCGTGCGATCGTTCGGGAGCCGGAAGTGTTCCTCATGGACGAGCCGCTTGCGAACCTCGACGCCAAACTGCGCGTCCACATGCGAACCGAGATCCAGCGTTTGCAGAAGGAACTCGACATTACGACCGTCTACGTGACCCACGATCAGGAGGAAGCAATGACGATGGCGGACCGAATCGCCATCATCAATGGGGGTAACCTCCAGCAGTGTGCGCCGCCGCTCGAGTGTTACGACCGGCCGGCAAACCGGTTCGTCGCGAGTTTCATCGGCAGCCCCTCGATGAACATCTACGACGGCAGCGTCACCAACGATACGCTCGATCTGACCCACTTCCAGATCAGCCATTCGCTCGATATCGATTCCGGGCACAACGACGTGAGCGTCGGCGTTCGACCCGAAGACGTCTATCTCGTCTCGAGCGACGACGAGCCAGAAACGCCGAGCGCTGCGTTCCCGGCGGTCGTCGACGTGCTCGAGCCAGTCGGGGACCAGACGTATGCGTACCTGAATCCTGCGGATAGTCAGGCGGACTCCGATTCGGTGATGGGCGAGGACGCGACAGAGTTGCTCGTGAGCATCGACCCTGACACCGCAATCAGCGAGAACGAAACGGTCGAGATCGTCTTCGACCGCGAGAAGGTCCACGTCTTCGACGGACCGACCGGTGATTCGATCGCCCACGGAATCGTCAAGCAAGCGGCGGCCGAACCGACGCCAGTTTCCTCCGAAGAGGAGATTCAGGGGTGA
- a CDS encoding carbohydrate ABC transporter permease — MSNVTQEESKSFVGRVVDLMVNNPYDSYRILFYVALTSFLMITLFPFYWLLVLAITPGNALYDMGFLPREINFAVFSEIFQQQPIHLYIFNSIIIAMLTVVICLVIGSLAGYAFGRVDFRGKGPLMLLLLIVSYFPGIAYLIPLYEMLTGNLTIGIFMTPNLYNTPWAMAFPFTMLTLPITIFILTTFFSQIPDGLEDAARVEGTTRLGALFRVILPLSAPGVVTAAIIVFISVYREFFFSFMMSRGNPEDWAVLVHGILAFEQQSGQQYHFMAAASLVGIIPVALLVVFAQKHIVRGLTQGGLKE; from the coding sequence ATGAGTAACGTTACACAAGAGGAGTCGAAGAGTTTCGTCGGACGGGTCGTGGATCTGATGGTGAACAATCCGTACGACTCCTACCGGATCCTGTTCTACGTCGCGCTCACGTCGTTCCTGATGATCACGCTGTTCCCGTTCTACTGGCTCCTCGTTCTGGCAATCACGCCGGGGAACGCATTATACGACATGGGATTCTTGCCGAGAGAGATTAACTTCGCAGTCTTCTCGGAAATCTTCCAACAGCAACCGATCCATCTCTACATTTTCAACAGCATCATCATCGCGATGCTCACGGTCGTCATCTGTCTCGTCATCGGAAGTCTCGCGGGATACGCGTTCGGCCGCGTCGACTTCCGGGGCAAAGGACCGCTGATGTTGCTGTTGCTCATCGTCTCGTACTTCCCCGGAATCGCGTACCTGATCCCGCTATACGAGATGCTGACCGGAAATCTTACGATCGGGATATTCATGACGCCGAACCTCTACAACACGCCGTGGGCGATGGCGTTCCCGTTCACGATGCTCACCCTGCCGATCACCATCTTCATCCTGACCACGTTCTTCAGCCAGATTCCGGACGGCCTCGAGGACGCGGCCAGAGTCGAAGGGACGACGCGACTCGGCGCGTTGTTCCGCGTGATCTTGCCGCTGTCTGCACCGGGCGTCGTGACCGCCGCGATCATCGTGTTCATCAGCGTCTACCGGGAGTTCTTCTTCTCGTTCATGATGAGCCGTGGCAACCCCGAAGATTGGGCGGTTCTTGTCCACGGAATTCTCGCGTTCGAACAACAGAGTGGCCAGCAATACCACTTCATGGCTGCAGCAAGCCTCGTCGGGATTATTCCCGTCGCGCTGCTCGTGGTATTCGCACAGAAACACATCGTTAGAGGCTTAACGCAGGGCGGTCTAAAGGAGTGA
- a CDS encoding carbohydrate ABC transporter permease translates to MIEKLYRTVSPILYRIERLDDDKYGYLLIGPMILILSALAFYPLLRTFWLSLQSDDLYGEHPVGEFQGIDGYVEILTGGMDNVLSAPFLSLSDPFSSALVLTLLITAISVSIGTVLGLGMALILNKEFRGRSFARMMVILPWSIPIVIQGMMFYLLFQPSISPFVDVLHNLGLFSSNPMVSTRDSTIMVILIDIWRKIPFIALIILAGLASVDQSLYDVAKVAGASKFQQFKLITLPLIKPVVLIGMIFYTISSMKVYGVVEASTGCSTVPTLTCLVVDTFQMQRWATASAIAFLTALIIAGIIMVYLINFRNEVDSYE, encoded by the coding sequence ATGATAGAGAAGCTATACCGAACCGTATCGCCAATCCTCTACAGGATTGAACGACTAGACGACGATAAGTACGGGTATCTGCTCATCGGGCCGATGATCCTCATCCTCTCGGCGCTGGCCTTTTACCCGTTGCTCCGGACGTTCTGGCTGTCGCTCCAGAGCGACGACCTGTACGGTGAGCATCCGGTCGGAGAATTCCAGGGAATCGATGGGTACGTCGAGATACTCACCGGCGGTATGGATAACGTCCTTAGTGCACCGTTCCTTAGCCTGAGTGATCCGTTCTCGAGCGCGCTAGTCCTAACGCTGCTCATCACCGCGATCAGCGTCTCGATCGGAACGGTCCTCGGCCTCGGAATGGCGCTCATCCTCAACAAGGAGTTCCGCGGTCGGTCGTTCGCTCGGATGATGGTCATCCTTCCGTGGTCGATCCCGATCGTTATCCAGGGGATGATGTTTTACCTGCTGTTTCAGCCGAGTATCAGCCCGTTCGTCGACGTTTTGCATAATCTCGGGCTGTTCTCCTCGAATCCGATGGTGAGTACACGAGACTCGACCATCATGGTGATCCTCATCGACATCTGGCGAAAGATTCCGTTCATCGCGCTCATTATTCTCGCCGGGCTAGCGAGCGTCGACCAGAGCCTCTACGACGTAGCGAAAGTCGCAGGTGCTTCGAAGTTCCAGCAGTTCAAGCTCATCACGCTCCCGTTGATCAAGCCCGTCGTCCTGATCGGGATGATCTTCTACACGATCAGTTCGATGAAGGTCTACGGTGTCGTCGAGGCGTCCACGGGATGTAGTACCGTCCCGACACTGACGTGTCTTGTCGTAGATACCTTCCAGATGCAACGGTGGGCGACCGCTTCCGCGATCGCCTTCTTGACTGCGCTCATCATCGCCGGCATCATTATGGTGTATCTGATCAATTTCCGCAACGAGGTCGATTCGTATGAGTAA
- a CDS encoding IclR family transcriptional regulator, with amino-acid sequence MSSQSRYPVQAAATTFQVIETLHHLDGAGVSELSEELEMPKSTVHDHLQTLTEAEYLVNENGTYHVGARFLELGGFARSQMKLYQVASPEIKKLANETGEHANLMIEEHGKGIFLNKAKGPDAVNLDTHIGKRVHLHTTALGKAILSRESEEVVDEIIDRHGLPGVTEKTITDRDELKSQLDEIRDRGYAIDDEERVIGMRCVAAPICNENDRPIGAISVSGPTNRFDDDIFKAEIPKSVLSTANVIEVNMTYS; translated from the coding sequence ATGTCGAGCCAATCGCGTTACCCGGTGCAGGCCGCTGCGACCACGTTCCAGGTTATCGAGACGCTTCACCACCTCGATGGTGCGGGCGTCTCCGAACTCTCGGAGGAACTCGAGATGCCAAAGAGCACCGTCCACGACCACTTGCAGACGCTGACCGAGGCGGAGTACCTCGTCAACGAAAACGGCACCTACCACGTCGGCGCTCGCTTCCTCGAGCTCGGCGGTTTCGCTCGAAGTCAGATGAAGCTCTACCAGGTCGCATCGCCGGAAATCAAGAAATTAGCGAACGAGACCGGCGAGCACGCGAACCTAATGATCGAAGAACACGGCAAAGGAATCTTCCTCAACAAGGCGAAAGGACCCGACGCGGTCAACCTCGATACGCACATCGGCAAGCGCGTCCACCTTCACACGACGGCGCTTGGCAAAGCGATTCTCTCGAGGGAGTCCGAGGAGGTTGTCGACGAAATCATCGACAGGCATGGACTCCCCGGCGTGACGGAGAAGACGATTACGGATCGCGACGAACTCAAGAGTCAACTGGACGAAATTCGCGATCGCGGCTACGCGATCGACGACGAAGAACGGGTCATCGGCATGCGCTGTGTCGCCGCGCCGATCTGTAACGAAAACGATCGTCCGATCGGTGCTATCAGCGTTTCAGGGCCGACTAATCGGTTCGATGACGACATTTTCAAGGCGGAGATTCCAAAGAGCGTGCTCAGCACCGCAAACGTCATCGAAGTGAATATGACGTACTCCTAA
- a CDS encoding ABC transporter substrate-binding protein, with translation MADRASSGDRDSIDNTRVFPRRKVLAAAGSAGIIGAAGCISDGGDDEIDIGEYDGEEVTLEYATAPLFGDVEDQLKESLRNAGLPENIDVNISTGVWGADDQEKQYTQILQSDQSSPDIMLTNFSYTSAFAPRGWLVDLNEALPQEKLDELENDYHQVMVDSMRHEGGLYGIPQFVDIPAILYRKDYVENAGYDPEGENWATEPMTWERFGEIVSDTLEANDINDGYTTTLNERTIGHQTGYEKIVTMGGNYFGDMENQHGPVGDRPVTIDEQPVIDGLRLLRTFMHGSDDEYALDGITGDILPSEALGWDTQPSQDSFEAGQAAFHRNWSYAIANFASDDAFGEDIGLMPFPYGVTEEEAEYEGTGGTNATLGGWHLSLNPNSEKLPAAVELLKAMTSDSFYLDIFEITGSTPPKPGLFESDQAAEVPVMSRYLDTLQLQSENQWVHPINQVWDSQSSAIAEEFHACVNQEQSPEQAVQNAQERVEDIEADEAE, from the coding sequence ATGGCAGACAGAGCCAGTAGTGGGGATAGGGATAGTATCGACAATACGCGCGTCTTTCCGCGGCGAAAAGTGCTCGCCGCCGCTGGTTCGGCTGGAATCATTGGCGCCGCCGGATGTATCAGTGATGGCGGCGACGACGAAATCGACATCGGGGAGTACGACGGCGAAGAAGTAACTCTCGAGTACGCCACCGCACCGCTTTTCGGAGACGTTGAGGATCAACTTAAAGAATCGCTTCGTAACGCCGGCTTGCCCGAGAACATCGACGTCAACATTTCGACTGGCGTCTGGGGCGCAGACGATCAGGAAAAGCAGTACACACAGATTCTACAGTCCGATCAGTCCTCACCAGATATCATGCTGACTAACTTCTCGTACACGTCAGCGTTCGCGCCTCGAGGGTGGCTGGTCGACCTGAACGAAGCGCTACCCCAAGAGAAGCTCGACGAACTCGAGAACGACTATCATCAGGTCATGGTGGATTCGATGCGCCACGAAGGCGGGCTGTACGGAATCCCGCAGTTCGTGGACATTCCGGCAATCCTCTACCGCAAAGATTACGTCGAAAACGCAGGCTACGACCCCGAAGGCGAAAACTGGGCGACCGAGCCGATGACGTGGGAACGATTCGGAGAAATCGTCAGCGACACGCTCGAAGCGAACGACATCAACGATGGGTACACGACGACGCTCAACGAGCGGACTATCGGGCACCAGACCGGATACGAGAAAATCGTCACGATGGGCGGAAACTACTTCGGCGACATGGAGAACCAACACGGGCCCGTCGGCGACCGTCCGGTCACGATCGACGAGCAGCCGGTAATCGACGGATTGCGTCTGTTGCGAACGTTCATGCACGGCTCGGACGACGAGTACGCACTCGACGGAATAACGGGCGATATCCTGCCGTCTGAAGCACTCGGTTGGGACACCCAGCCGTCACAGGATTCGTTCGAGGCCGGTCAAGCAGCGTTCCACCGAAACTGGTCGTACGCTATCGCGAACTTTGCAAGCGACGATGCGTTCGGCGAAGATATCGGATTGATGCCGTTCCCGTACGGCGTGACAGAAGAAGAAGCAGAGTACGAAGGGACGGGTGGAACGAACGCGACCCTCGGCGGGTGGCATCTCTCGCTCAACCCCAACTCCGAGAAACTGCCGGCAGCTGTCGAGTTGCTGAAAGCAATGACTTCGGATTCGTTCTATCTCGATATCTTCGAGATCACCGGATCGACACCACCGAAACCGGGCCTCTTCGAGTCCGATCAAGCCGCAGAGGTTCCAGTTATGAGTCGCTATCTCGATACGCTCCAGCTGCAGTCCGAGAATCAGTGGGTCCACCCGATCAACCAGGTCTGGGATTCCCAATCGAGTGCGATCGCCGAGGAATTCCACGCCTGTGTCAACCAGGAACAGTCGCCGGAACAAGCCGTACAAAACGCACAGGAGCGGGTCGAAGACATCGAAGCCGACGAAGCCGAGTAA
- a CDS encoding glycoside hydrolase family 28 protein → MTESTPSSAWIRIGSETEADPERSSEKVTKRFQRAIEDCHECGGGTVAVSSGEYVIGTIRLRSNVTLRLEAGAVVKPARSKDAYVDRHVGPDGERPFVLAEGVENVSIVGDGTIDGRGTEFMRVDEPIRQHSGESEGHPLVSNAPHRARQGDDYLDRSGALEEWPIGKPAFRPGPLVLFDDSAGVSVRNVTIRDSPAWTLCFDGCEDVDVRGLTVRNHMRIPNCDGIEIGNSSGVRIADSAIESCDDAITIVSDEGKRDCEHLTVTNCSLSSSACAIKFGSETGGDIRNCTFSNCVVYGSNRGLGIQHRDGGRIENVLFSDITVETRLLPGPWWGKAEPIYVTSVPRDEETDLGAVRNVRFSNIVADAESGAFVYGHEEATLERVRLESVSLSIGGSPHADAVGGNADIQPTAVTAPIYEEEISGVHCENVTDLELHDISIEWGENLPAYFAHGIRCLETDGVVIDGFAGRQARRAQAAADSAELDAAIVLEDCERTSVANSRAADGTDTFLSVRNCRDGRLFSNNDLVAAETPVDGDWKFRTTGNVPPVSDE, encoded by the coding sequence ATGACAGAATCGACACCGTCGAGCGCCTGGATTCGAATCGGTTCGGAGACCGAAGCCGACCCGGAGCGCTCGAGCGAGAAGGTCACGAAACGGTTCCAGCGTGCCATCGAAGACTGCCACGAGTGCGGGGGCGGAACGGTCGCCGTCTCGAGCGGCGAGTACGTGATCGGGACGATTCGGCTTCGCTCGAACGTAACCCTTCGGCTCGAGGCGGGGGCGGTCGTGAAACCGGCACGATCGAAGGACGCGTACGTCGACCGCCACGTGGGTCCGGACGGCGAACGCCCGTTCGTCCTCGCGGAGGGCGTCGAGAACGTCTCGATCGTCGGCGACGGGACGATCGACGGTCGCGGCACCGAGTTCATGCGCGTCGACGAACCGATTCGCCAGCACTCGGGAGAAAGCGAGGGGCATCCGCTCGTCTCGAACGCTCCCCACCGCGCTCGACAGGGAGACGACTATCTCGATCGCTCCGGGGCGCTCGAGGAGTGGCCCATTGGGAAGCCCGCTTTTCGGCCGGGGCCGCTGGTGTTGTTCGACGATTCGGCGGGCGTTTCGGTTCGCAACGTCACGATCCGCGACTCGCCGGCGTGGACGCTCTGTTTCGACGGCTGCGAAGACGTCGACGTTCGCGGGCTGACCGTCCGCAACCACATGCGGATTCCCAACTGCGACGGGATCGAGATCGGCAACTCCAGTGGCGTTCGCATCGCCGACAGCGCGATCGAGTCCTGCGACGACGCCATCACGATCGTTTCGGACGAGGGAAAACGGGACTGCGAACACCTGACCGTGACCAACTGTTCGCTCTCTTCTAGCGCGTGTGCGATCAAGTTCGGTTCGGAAACCGGCGGCGACATTCGCAACTGTACGTTCTCGAACTGCGTCGTCTACGGCTCGAATCGGGGGCTGGGTATCCAACACCGCGACGGGGGTCGGATCGAGAACGTGCTGTTCTCGGATATCACGGTCGAAACGCGGCTGCTCCCCGGCCCGTGGTGGGGGAAAGCCGAACCGATCTACGTTACTTCCGTTCCGCGCGACGAGGAAACCGACCTCGGCGCGGTCAGGAACGTCCGATTCTCGAATATCGTCGCCGACGCGGAAAGCGGCGCGTTCGTCTACGGACACGAGGAAGCGACCCTCGAGCGGGTTCGCCTCGAGTCGGTTTCGCTGTCGATCGGAGGAAGTCCCCACGCTGACGCCGTCGGCGGGAACGCGGATATACAGCCGACCGCGGTCACGGCGCCGATCTACGAGGAGGAGATTTCCGGCGTGCACTGCGAGAACGTCACCGACCTCGAACTGCATGACATTTCCATCGAGTGGGGCGAGAACCTGCCGGCGTACTTCGCCCACGGAATTCGATGCCTCGAGACCGACGGTGTGGTCATCGATGGCTTCGCGGGTCGACAGGCCAGGCGGGCCCAAGCGGCGGCGGATTCGGCCGAACTAGACGCCGCGATAGTGCTCGAAGACTGCGAGCGAACGAGCGTCGCGAATTCTCGAGCGGCGGACGGAACGGACACGTTCCTCTCGGTTCGAAACTGTCGCGACGGCCGGCTGTTCTCGAACAACGACCTCGTGGCGGCCGAAACTCCCGTCGATGGCGATTGGAAGTTCCGCACAACGGGCAACGTGCCACCGGTTTCAGACGAGTGA